Proteins encoded in a region of the Xiphophorus couchianus chromosome 11, X_couchianus-1.0, whole genome shotgun sequence genome:
- the LOC114152655 gene encoding complement C1q-like protein 2 gives MRSFFFLGALLVCGLVGSQDTIQNQIQQVMARLEKIERENEERANRAQVAFSAALVESKNWTSIGPFDRCHTLEFKKVITNIGNAYNPETGIFTAPVKGLYYFRFTGIVGETGKLNAGLKKNGENIVAIYHKAGRQASASNGVALELEEGNQVYVQLFENELTIADQNRLSTFSGFLVFPL, from the exons ATGAGGTCCTTCTTTTTTCTTGGGGCATTGTTGGTTTGCGGTCTGGTTGGATCCCAGGATACCATACAAAACCAAATCCAGCAGGTCATGGCCAGACTGGAGAAAATTGAGAGGGAGAACGAAGAGAGAG CTAACAGGGCTCAAGTGGCATTCTCTGCTGCACTCGTCGAATCGAAGAATTGGACCTCCATAGGGCCTTTTGATCGTTGTCACACACTGGAGTTCAAGAAAGTGATAACGAACATTGGCAATGCGTATAATCCAGAGACAG GAATTTTCACAGCCCCAGTGAAAGGACTCTACTACTTCCGGTTCACCGGAATAGTTGGAGAGACAGGGAAACTGAACGCAGGACTGAAGAAAAACGGTGAGAACATTGTCGCAATCTACCACAAAGCAGGGAGACAAGCCAGCGCTTCCAACGGAGTGGCGCTGGAGCTGGAGGAGGGGAACCAGGTCTACGTCCAGCTCTTCGAGAACGAACTGACCATTGCAGATCAAAACCGGCTCAGCACCTTCAGCGGGTTCCTTGTCTTCCCTCTTTGA